One region of Wyeomyia smithii strain HCP4-BCI-WySm-NY-G18 chromosome 3, ASM2978416v1, whole genome shotgun sequence genomic DNA includes:
- the LOC129732515 gene encoding apyrase-like: protein MNSFDSVLLLGALLAFGSVFGAGFLLAQSDEGLFPLTVIHLNDFHARFEEQNSLSTRCKPDQGEQCVGGYARVVSAVRSLSEQYKAQNPIYLNAGDNFQGSTWYTLLRWSVISYFLNLLPADAVTLGNHEFDHGIAGVVPFMEALKSTIVVSNIDDSGEPSFQGKYQKSVVIERDGRKIGIIGVIHHSTHTLSMTEDLKFLDEVEAINGEVETLKANGVNIIIVLSHCGIEIDRKIAAQCEDVDIVVGGHSHTFLYNGTTEGLPESPVDTYPVVVDHINGRKTLIVQASCFTKFIGRITAYFDESGNIVEWEGNPVYLDESIEQDPQIVQELLPWKEQVDVLANRPVGSSRVLLSKDGCRVAECNFGDLVADAFVDYHARHRDSTDDEWTAASIGITNDGGMRTSLQKGSLTYDDLVTAVPYENTVDTFDLEGKYLWEALEYSAGRHNSADFLQISGLRAVFNITRSIGRRIVSVDVRCQTCRVPRYEPLDQNKVYRLAVAAWIGNGGNGYSMFSDHRTNVKVGPFDIVALEEYVTRMSPILQGTDGRIRILT from the coding sequence ATGAATTCGTTCGATTCGGTTTTGCTCTTAGGAGCCTTGTTAGCGTTCGGTTCGGTTTTCGGTGCTGGTTTCCTATTAGCCCAAAGTGACGAAGGATTGTTTCCTTTGACTGTGATTCATCTGAATGATTTCCACGCCCGTTTCGAGGAGCAAAACAGTCTCTCGACGCGATGCAAACCGGATCAAGGGGAACAGTGCGTCGGTGGATACGCGAGGGTTGTGTCCGCTGTGAGATCACTGAGTGAGCAGTACAAAGCGCAGAACCCGATCTATTTGAATGCGGGTGATAATTTCCAGGGCTCGACttggtacacgctgctgcggtGGAGTGTGATtagttattttttgaatttgctGCCGGCTGATGCGGTGACCCTTGGTAACCACGAGTTTGACCACGGAATTGCAGGAGTTGTGCCATTTATGGAAGCGCTGAAATCGACGATCGTTGTTTCCAACATCGATGACAGTGGGGAACCAAGCTTCCAGGGGAAATATCAAAAGTCGGTAGTCATCGAACGGGATGGCAGAAAAATCGGTATCATCGGTGTTATTCATCACTCAACGCACACGCTGAGTATGACGGAGGATTTGAAATTTCTCGATGAGGTTGAAGCGATCAACGGAGAGGTGGAGACGTTAAAAGCCAATGGAGTTAACATAATTATCGTTTTGTCTCACTGTGGAATCGAGATTGATCGTAAGATCGCTGCACAGTGTGAGGATGTCGATATCGTGGTTGGTGGACATTCGCACACATTTTTGTATAATGGAACGACGGAGGGCCTTCCGGAGTCACCGGTGGACACTTATCCTGTGGTAGTGGATCATATCAACGGGCGTAAAACTTTGATCGTTCAGGCCTCGTGTTTCACGAAGTTTATTGGTCGTATCACCGCCTATTTTGACGAAAGTGGTAATATAGTAGAATGGGAGGGCAATCCGGTCTACTTGGATGAATCTATTGAACAGGACCCACAAATCGTGCAAGAACTTCTGCCGTGGAAAGAGCAAGTTGATGTTTTGGCCAACCGTCCGGTGGGCAGTTCAAGGGTGCTTCTGTCGAAAGATGGCTGTCGTGTGGCAGAGTGCAATTTTGGAGACCTCGTGGCTGACGCTTTCGTCGATTATCATGCCCGTCATCGGGATAGTACGGATGATGAGTGGACGGCTGCCTCAATCGGGATCACGAATGATGGTGGTATGAGAACATCCCTGCAGAAAGGTAGCTTAACGTATGACGATTTAGTTACGGCAGTTCCTTACGAAAACACCGTAGACACGTTCGATCTAGAGGGAAAGTATTTATGGGAAGCGCTTGAGTACAGTGCCGGACGTCATAATTCCGCGGATTTCCTGCAGATATCGGGACTTCGCGCTGTGTTTAACATTACCAGGTCAATCGGACGCCGGATCGTATCGGTGGATGTTCGCTGCCAAACGTGTCGAGTGCCAAGATATGAACCGCTGGACCAGAACAAAGTTTATCGTTTAGCTGTGGCAGCTTGGATTGGAAACGGTGGCAACGGATACTCCATGTTCAGTGATCACCGTACCAACGTAAAAGTCGGTCCGTTCGACATTGTGGCGTTGGAGGAGTACGTGACCAGAATGTCTCCGATTCTGCAAGGAACTGACGGGAGAATCCGTATTCTAACCTAA